A genomic region of Sulfurimonas hongkongensis contains the following coding sequences:
- a CDS encoding sensor histidine kinase, whose product MSNKITQLMLNELILQSKKSDTHLADKLESVLNFYTTEQKENQKTIKQNEYFLKQWDRRNILANQRDMQKDELLKQQSRLASMGEMIDAIAHQWKQPLNSISMMSDMLREDFKTGSVDEPYIQELDKNIHMQIDHMVSTLSEFRTFFRPSTKNEEFTFLDALKSVQVLMKDELISQGILLYLEIDEHLSIFGNKNEFKHLFINLINNSIDSFNEKNIRNRKVHIRCYEENSNTYIEVQDNAGGVSLEVIDDIFKANITTKKEGKGTGIGLYMSEQILKKNHGSINVHNTKDGALFTITLKQPTR is encoded by the coding sequence ATGTCAAATAAAATTACTCAGCTCATGCTAAATGAGCTTATACTACAATCAAAAAAATCAGACACTCACTTGGCTGATAAGCTAGAGTCTGTTTTAAACTTCTACACAACAGAGCAAAAAGAAAACCAAAAAACTATAAAACAAAATGAGTACTTTTTAAAACAGTGGGACAGAAGAAACATCCTTGCAAACCAAAGAGATATGCAAAAAGATGAACTTTTAAAACAACAGTCAAGACTTGCCTCAATGGGCGAAATGATAGATGCTATCGCACATCAATGGAAACAACCACTAAACTCTATCAGCATGATGAGTGATATGTTAAGAGAAGACTTTAAAACTGGCAGTGTTGATGAGCCATATATCCAAGAACTTGATAAAAATATTCATATGCAAATAGATCACATGGTTAGCACTCTTAGTGAGTTTCGTACATTTTTTAGACCAAGCACTAAAAACGAGGAGTTTACTTTTTTAGATGCGCTCAAGAGCGTTCAAGTTCTTATGAAAGATGAACTTATCTCTCAGGGCATTCTTTTATACTTAGAGATAGATGAGCACCTTAGTATATTTGGAAATAAAAATGAGTTTAAACATCTCTTTATAAATCTCATAAACAACTCCATTGACTCTTTTAATGAAAAAAACATACGTAATAGAAAAGTCCATATTAGATGCTATGAAGAAAACAGCAACACCTATATAGAAGTGCAAGACAATGCAGGAGGGGTCTCCCTTGAAGTTATAGATGATATCTTCAAAGCAAATATTACTACAAAAAAAGAGGGTAAAGGGACAGGAATAGGCCTATATATGAGTGAGCAAATCCTCAAAAAAAACCACGGTTCCATAAATGTTCACAATACAAAAGATGGAGCTTTGTTTACAATAACTCTCAAACAGCCCACTAGATAA